The following coding sequences are from one Paenibacillus sp. JDR-2 window:
- a CDS encoding RNA ligase family protein produces the protein MFISPMQPTKAEEPFNSEEFLFEPKLNGHRLIVSFINGQVKMYTRNNNEVARQYPELFNVPVDSGVDVVFDGEVVRLREDGTNDFEELIQRYRIGKATKIKDASRTHPVQYYVFDILYLNGKSLAHLPLVKRKEILARILKPSGYYHITMSIENEGRALFKVMEDKGLEGIVAKKKNSKYVSKRSENWLKVINYQYLEVSICAYRRKEFGWLIEHEGRTVGCIEWTIPTDDRKAFYKRAQSLVTGQDKHFVYVKPILKVVVRFRDWTSNHMLRTPEYVGFSGEQISL, from the coding sequence ATGTTTATCTCGCCTATGCAGCCTACGAAAGCTGAGGAACCCTTCAACTCAGAGGAGTTTTTATTTGAACCCAAATTGAATGGTCATCGTCTAATCGTTTCTTTTATCAACGGACAAGTGAAGATGTACACCAGGAACAACAATGAAGTTGCAAGACAGTACCCCGAGCTGTTCAATGTTCCGGTTGATAGCGGTGTGGATGTTGTTTTTGACGGGGAAGTTGTGAGGCTTAGGGAAGACGGAACGAATGATTTCGAAGAACTTATTCAAAGATACCGGATTGGCAAAGCAACAAAAATAAAGGATGCTTCCAGAACTCATCCCGTGCAATATTACGTCTTCGATATCTTGTATCTGAACGGAAAAAGCTTGGCGCACTTGCCTCTTGTCAAACGGAAAGAGATTCTTGCCCGGATTCTTAAACCAAGCGGTTATTATCATATAACCATGTCCATTGAAAACGAGGGCAGAGCTTTGTTCAAAGTAATGGAGGATAAAGGTCTGGAAGGCATTGTAGCAAAGAAAAAGAACTCTAAGTACGTGAGCAAAAGATCCGAAAATTGGCTCAAGGTCATTAACTATCAATACCTTGAGGTTTCCATCTGCGCCTACAGACGTAAAGAATTCGGGTGGCTTATCGAGCATGAAGGAAGAACAGTCGGCTGTATCGAATGGACGATTCCGACGGATGACAGGAAAGCTTTTTACAAACGGGCTCAATCTCTTGTTACCGGACAAGACAAACATTTTGTCTATGTAAAGCCCATACTTAAAGTAGTCGTAAGGTTCCGTGACTGGACCTCAAATCATATGCTTCGGACCCCCGAATACGTGGGATTCAGCGGGGAACAAATAAGCCTCTAA
- a CDS encoding PspA/IM30 family protein codes for MGIFSRMKDLFLSRVNSPQEEHPVRILNAFIESYSEKLRELTVSVNKSESEWLLLKGKLKTYQVSSSMHRDKAEQAAKEGNADKARHWLAQAHSQKAYSQKLEPEVERLERTTEQLKDTLAQLENKLQTAKDMRQQFILRIEAAHSQLKMNAALNESFSASAMERLKEETFLAEAKAELMRSRS; via the coding sequence ATGGGGATCTTTAGCCGCATGAAGGATCTATTCTTGTCCAGGGTTAACAGCCCTCAAGAAGAGCATCCCGTGCGAATTCTCAACGCTTTTATCGAGTCCTACTCAGAAAAACTGCGCGAACTAACCGTTTCCGTAAATAAATCGGAATCAGAATGGTTGCTTTTAAAAGGAAAATTGAAAACATACCAGGTCAGCTCGTCCATGCATCGGGATAAGGCCGAACAAGCAGCTAAAGAAGGCAATGCCGATAAGGCCAGACATTGGCTCGCGCAGGCCCATTCGCAGAAAGCTTATTCTCAGAAGCTGGAGCCCGAGGTGGAGAGATTAGAGCGGACCACGGAACAATTAAAAGATACATTAGCTCAACTTGAAAACAAACTTCAGACAGCTAAGGACATGCGGCAGCAATTCATTCTTCGTATTGAAGCAGCCCATTCACAATTGAAAATGAATGCAGCATTAAATGAATCGTTCTCTGCTTCCGCAATGGAAAGATTAAAAGAGGAAACTTTTTTAGCTGAAGCTAAGGCCGAACTAATGCGGTCACGTTCGTAA